Proteins encoded in a region of the Ptychodera flava strain L36383 chromosome 4, AS_Pfla_20210202, whole genome shotgun sequence genome:
- the LOC139132204 gene encoding uncharacterized protein has product MNTTMAAVELRCSPFPEGVTKKTRISRGRQCCAYGCVNTARDSQGNSTGIHLFRFPLKPSMKNIWCSKICRQDGRDGFKVTKSTVICNKHFKKEDIAVSLGAKIWKLKPGAVPESVLSEGKSVGRKKPRQRITAEEKPKAVRRLHFEHSTDRKIFFRDASVQTDTQDIKPHPPHIEDHSYSFTKPSYLDTIDLCKEYILCLEKKLSECTTEIQMLKCKLGQMQIELDEFKNRKFCVDNFEDDAAIQFYTGFQNYASFYAFFHYLEPKAKKLQYWKGERQMKASMPYQDHSKSKPGPKLLCKKEYSPCI; this is encoded by the exons ATGAATACAACCATGGCCGCCGTTGAACTTAGATGCTCACCGTTCCCGGAGGGAGTTACAAAG AAAACGAGAATCAGCAGAGGAAGACAGTGCTGTGCTTATGGTTGTGTAAATACGGCCAGGGACAGCCAAGGAAATTCAACTGGAATCCACCTGTTTAGGTTTCCTCTTAAGCCTTCCATGAAGAATATATGGTGCAGCAAGATATGCCGGCAAGATGGGCGAGATGGTTTTAAAGTCACTAAGTCAACAGTGATATGCAATAAGCATTTCAAAAAGGAAGATATAGCAGTTTCTCTTGGAGCTAAAATTTGGAAATTGAAACCAG GAGCTGTCCCTGAGTCTGTCCTGTCAGAAGGTAAAAGTGTTGGTCGTAAAAAACCAAGACAGAGAATTACAGCAGAAGAAAAACCTAAAGCAGTTAGACGATTACATTTTGAACATTCGACAGATAGAAAG atatttttcagaGATGCTTCTGTACAGACTGACACTCAAGATATCAAACCACATCCACCCCATATTGAAGACCATTCTTATTCTTTTACAAAGCCGTCTTACCTTGATACCATTGATTTGTGTAAAGAGTATATTTTATGTTTAGAGAAAAAACTGTCAGAGTGCACTACAGAGATTCAGATGTTGAAATGTAAACTTGGGCAAATGCAGATTGAATTAGATGAgtttaaaaatagaaaattttgtgttgataattttgaagaTGATGCTGCAATCCAATTTTATActggttttcaaaattatgcgAGTTTTTATGCCTTTTTTCACTATCTTGAACCAAAAGCCAAAAAATTGCAGTATTGGAAAGGTGAGAGACAGATGAAAGCATCCATGCCTTATCAAGATCATTCCAAGTCAAAACCTGGACCAAAAC TTCTCTGTAAGAAAGAATATTCCCCATGCATATGA